One genomic window of Mailhella massiliensis includes the following:
- a CDS encoding 50S ribosomal protein L25/general stress protein Ctc has translation MSELKTLSVKKRTAFGKGANRRLRTEALVPGVYYTADGQNIAVQMAELPLTKIYEQVGRTNVFQLEIEDENGVKTLHPVFVWDAQYSPVKNTFTHVDFFGVDLDKEIKVKVQVEYVGTPKGVKMGGTMETYRDEVVLSAKPADMPRKVSLDVSGMELNQTIRVSNMPLPEGVKAVYKSDFTMVSVFMEGAEEAPAE, from the coding sequence ATGTCCGAACTGAAAACCCTTTCTGTGAAGAAGCGTACCGCTTTCGGCAAGGGCGCCAATCGCCGCCTTCGTACCGAAGCTCTGGTGCCCGGCGTCTACTACACCGCCGACGGCCAGAATATCGCCGTTCAGATGGCTGAACTGCCCCTCACCAAGATCTACGAACAGGTGGGCCGCACCAACGTCTTCCAGCTGGAAATCGAAGACGAAAACGGCGTCAAGACCCTGCACCCCGTGTTCGTGTGGGACGCTCAGTACTCCCCCGTGAAGAACACCTTCACCCATGTCGACTTCTTCGGCGTGGATCTTGACAAGGAAATCAAGGTCAAGGTGCAGGTGGAATATGTGGGCACCCCCAAGGGCGTGAAGATGGGCGGCACCATGGAAACCTACCGCGACGAAGTGGTTCTTTCCGCCAAGCCCGCCGATATGCCCCGCAAGGTCAGCCTCGACGTTTCCGGTATGGAACTCAACCAGACCATCCGCGTTTCCAACATGCCCCTGCCTGAAGGCGTGAAGGCCGTGTACAAGTCCGACTTCACCATGGTCTCCGTGTTCATGGAAGGCGCTGAAGAAGCTCCCGCCGAATAA
- a CDS encoding YchJ family protein — protein MSLCPCGSGLELDACCGQYIEGKAKAPTAEALMRSRYTAHCLGRYQYLTDTTHPQFREDASADEIKEWSSMMTWEGLEIMETVDGGENDTTGEVKFSAHYSVQNVPQELREDAFFRREGDEWFYVEGNVYAKQPVRRETPKIGRNDPCPCGSGKKYKKCCMPR, from the coding sequence ATGAGTCTTTGTCCCTGTGGCTCCGGTCTGGAACTGGATGCCTGCTGCGGCCAGTATATCGAAGGAAAGGCCAAGGCCCCCACGGCCGAAGCCCTCATGCGTTCGCGCTACACGGCCCATTGCCTCGGCCGTTACCAGTATCTCACGGATACCACGCATCCTCAGTTCCGCGAAGATGCCTCTGCCGACGAGATCAAGGAATGGTCGTCCATGATGACCTGGGAAGGCCTTGAAATCATGGAGACCGTCGACGGCGGTGAGAACGACACCACGGGCGAGGTGAAGTTCAGCGCTCATTACAGCGTGCAGAACGTGCCCCAGGAACTGCGCGAGGACGCCTTCTTCCGCAGGGAAGGCGACGAATGGTTCTATGTGGAAGGCAACGTGTACGCCAAGCAGCCCGTCCGCCGCGAAACTCCGAAGATCGGCCGCAACGATCCCTGCCCCTGCGGCAGCGGCAAGAAGTACAAGAAGTGCTGTATGCCCCGCTAG
- the ruvC gene encoding crossover junction endodeoxyribonuclease RuvC has product MSLSSSRGVSVLGIDPGSNITGWGIVRECSGRLELVANGALRVKGATFPERLACIYHGLHDIIEEYRPDEAGVEQVFTAKNIASTIKLAQARGAAIAACASFRLAVQDYEPTLVKKTLVGTGRAEKEQVAFMVARLLGRTHIEGPLDSSDALAIAVCHLTLRRFRRLEDMA; this is encoded by the coding sequence ATGTCCCTTTCCTCTTCCAGAGGCGTTTCCGTTCTCGGCATAGACCCGGGTTCCAACATCACGGGCTGGGGTATCGTGCGCGAATGCTCGGGTCGGCTGGAACTGGTGGCCAACGGCGCTTTGCGTGTGAAGGGCGCCACCTTCCCCGAACGTCTTGCCTGCATCTATCACGGCCTGCACGACATCATTGAGGAGTATCGTCCCGATGAGGCGGGGGTGGAGCAGGTGTTCACGGCCAAGAACATCGCCTCCACCATCAAGCTGGCGCAGGCCAGGGGTGCGGCCATAGCGGCCTGTGCCTCCTTCCGTCTTGCCGTACAGGACTATGAACCCACGCTGGTGAAAAAGACGCTCGTGGGCACGGGCAGGGCGGAAAAGGAGCAGGTGGCCTTCATGGTGGCGCGTCTTCTGGGCAGGACGCATATCGAAGGCCCGCTGGACAGTTCCGACGCGCTGGCCATAGCCGTGTGCCATCTTACGCTGCGCCGTTTCCGTCGGCTGGAAGACATGGCCTGA
- the hisC gene encoding histidinol-phosphate transaminase: protein MNLPFTSFNDVRPEVASFESYEPGLSIAEIAGRYGLSRVIKMASNENPLGVSPRVREVLEKNIGQAFRYPQSGNPRLVKALAAFYGVDAGRVFVGNGSDEIIDLLFRVRAIPGVHNAVAFRPCFGLYPTQAKMAGVELRQAPLKPDFSFDFPGLLKLVDENTTLVIVTSPDNPSGRAASADELAALAKALPPACLLVVDEAYIEFAGPEHSLLPRLGELPNVALMRTFSKVYGLAGMRIGYAILPPAIADYMWRVRLPFSLNILAEEAALAALEDAGFREDTIALVQRGRRALTDGLRSMGCEVLPSMSNFLMFRTPEGTADVKTLHGELLRRGIIIRALGGYHLPDWLRVSVGTDEENELFLRHVREILGA, encoded by the coding sequence ATGAATCTCCCCTTTACCTCGTTCAACGACGTCCGCCCCGAGGTGGCGTCCTTCGAATCCTACGAACCCGGCCTCAGCATTGCCGAAATAGCCGGGCGTTACGGGCTTTCCCGAGTCATCAAAATGGCCAGCAACGAGAATCCGCTGGGCGTTTCTCCCCGGGTGCGGGAGGTTCTGGAAAAGAACATAGGGCAGGCCTTCCGTTATCCGCAGTCGGGCAATCCGCGTCTGGTGAAGGCGCTCGCCGCCTTTTACGGGGTGGATGCGGGGCGCGTGTTCGTGGGCAACGGTTCCGATGAGATCATCGATCTTCTTTTCCGGGTGCGCGCCATACCGGGCGTACACAACGCCGTCGCCTTCCGTCCCTGCTTCGGTCTGTACCCCACTCAGGCGAAGATGGCGGGCGTGGAACTGCGCCAGGCTCCCTTGAAGCCCGATTTCTCCTTCGATTTCCCCGGCCTTCTGAAGCTGGTGGACGAAAACACCACCCTTGTCATCGTCACATCGCCGGACAATCCTTCCGGCCGGGCCGCCTCGGCTGACGAGCTGGCCGCTCTGGCGAAGGCGCTTCCGCCCGCCTGCCTTCTGGTGGTGGACGAGGCCTATATCGAATTCGCCGGGCCGGAACATTCCCTGCTGCCGCGCCTCGGCGAACTGCCCAACGTGGCGCTCATGCGTACCTTTTCCAAGGTGTACGGCCTTGCGGGTATGCGCATAGGCTACGCCATCCTTCCTCCGGCCATAGCCGACTACATGTGGCGCGTACGCCTGCCGTTTTCGCTCAATATTCTGGCCGAGGAAGCGGCGCTGGCCGCTCTTGAGGATGCCGGGTTCCGGGAAGACACCATCGCTCTTGTGCAGCGCGGCCGCAGGGCGCTCACCGACGGGCTGCGCTCCATGGGCTGCGAAGTGTTGCCCAGCATGTCGAACTTCCTCATGTTCCGTACGCCGGAAGGCACGGCGGACGTGAAGACCCTGCACGGCGAACTGCTGCGCCGGGGCATCATCATCCGCGCGCTGGGCGGCTATCATCTGCCGGACTGGCTGCGCGTGAGCGTGGGCACCGATGAGGAAAACGAACTCTTCCTGCGCCATGTGCGTGAAATTCTGGGGGCCTGA
- a CDS encoding RidA family protein produces the protein MDIKVISTDMAPAAIGPYSQGTRAGNMAFFSGQLGIDPATGKLAEGGVKAQAEQSLKNIKALLESIGATPANIVKTTIYLVDIADFTVVNEVYAKFFDGVYPARSCVAVHQLPMNGQVEIEVTVAC, from the coding sequence ATGGACATCAAAGTCATTTCCACTGACATGGCCCCGGCCGCGATTGGACCTTACTCACAGGGAACTCGCGCCGGAAACATGGCATTCTTTTCCGGTCAGCTGGGTATTGATCCTGCCACCGGAAAGCTTGCGGAAGGAGGCGTAAAAGCCCAGGCAGAGCAGTCTTTGAAGAATATCAAGGCTCTTCTCGAATCCATCGGCGCTACTCCTGCAAACATCGTCAAGACTACCATTTATCTTGTCGATATAGCCGATTTTACCGTAGTGAATGAAGTATATGCCAAATTCTTCGATGGAGTTTATCCTGCGCGCTCCTGTGTCGCTGTTCACCAGCTGCCGATGAACGGACAAGTGGAGATCGAAGTAACGGTTGCCTGTTAG
- a CDS encoding RNA-guided endonuclease InsQ/TnpB family protein produces the protein MKRLQAYKFQLKTKAAQKSLMRRFAGGCRFVWNKALALEKEAYEETGRRLGYSNLCVHLRDWKQEEETSFLKEINAQILQQTLMDLDRAYRNFFSRRATFPKFKKKGVHDSFRFPQGGRLEDSSRTRGFKLDEPNSRIYLPKIGWVSYRNSRKMEGKPKQATVSYSAGKWYVSIQTEREVDDPIHPSVTAIGVDMGVVNFATLSDSTCIKPLNSFRRYEKKLVKLQRKLAKRTRFSANWQKRKARVQHLHRKIANVRHNFLHKTSTTISKNHAVVIVEDLHVRNMTRAAAGTIEAPGHNVWATARRNLSILDQGWFEFRRQLDYKLKWLGGRLIAVPPQHTSQRCSRCGHTDARSRRTQADFRCTACGFESNADHNAALNILAAGQAVAACGSGRAQAPALNQEPTCGAA, from the coding sequence ATGAAAAGACTACAAGCGTATAAATTCCAACTGAAGACGAAAGCAGCCCAGAAGAGCCTCATGAGAAGGTTTGCCGGGGGCTGCCGTTTCGTTTGGAATAAAGCGCTTGCTCTTGAAAAAGAAGCCTATGAGGAAACAGGCAGACGTCTTGGCTATTCAAACCTGTGTGTTCATCTTCGTGACTGGAAGCAGGAAGAAGAAACTTCTTTTCTTAAAGAAATTAACGCCCAGATTCTTCAGCAGACTCTGATGGATCTTGATCGGGCATATCGGAATTTTTTCTCCAGAAGAGCCACCTTCCCAAAATTCAAGAAAAAAGGTGTTCACGACTCATTCCGCTTTCCTCAAGGCGGAAGACTGGAGGATTCTTCCAGAACGCGTGGTTTCAAGCTGGATGAACCCAACAGCCGCATATATCTTCCGAAAATCGGCTGGGTGAGCTACCGAAACAGCCGAAAGATGGAAGGCAAGCCCAAACAGGCCACGGTGTCCTATTCGGCGGGCAAGTGGTATGTGTCCATTCAGACCGAGCGTGAAGTTGATGATCCGATTCATCCTTCGGTAACAGCCATAGGCGTAGACATGGGAGTGGTCAATTTTGCCACCCTGTCCGATAGCACTTGTATTAAGCCTCTGAACAGCTTCAGAAGGTATGAGAAGAAGCTGGTGAAACTCCAGCGGAAGCTTGCCAAACGAACCAGGTTTTCCGCCAACTGGCAGAAGAGGAAAGCCAGAGTCCAGCACCTGCACCGGAAAATAGCCAACGTGCGTCATAACTTTCTGCACAAGACTTCTACCACGATCAGCAAGAACCACGCTGTCGTGATAGTTGAAGATCTTCATGTGAGAAATATGACGCGTGCAGCTGCCGGAACCATCGAGGCTCCCGGACATAATGTTTGGGCGACAGCCCGCAGGAATCTCTCCATTCTTGACCAAGGGTGGTTTGAGTTCCGCAGGCAGCTCGACTACAAGCTGAAATGGCTGGGCGGAAGACTGATAGCCGTACCGCCGCAGCACACCAGCCAGAGATGCAGCAGATGCGGGCATACAGATGCGCGCAGCAGAAGAACTCAGGCTGATTTCAGATGTACGGCCTGCGGTTTCGAGAGTAACGCCGACCACAATGCGGCATTGAATATACTGGCGGCCGGGCAGGCCGTGGCAGCCTGTGGATCGGGAAGGGCTCAAGCGCCCGCGTTGAATCAGGAACCCACCTGTGGGGCGGCCTGA
- a CDS encoding dicarboxylate/amino acid:cation symporter — protein sequence MKKFSDTTWVMIGMLGGLAGGLLLGPTMGEIKFIGDIFLRLIQMSISVLLAGAVIEAVGALKSQDLGVLGGKTLLVFFITTIIASISGLVMVNILQPGIGIPAIAGMEYKGGSEVMSWGAAITEFFPKNIVESMAKGSTVQIIAFSMVCGVALSLANTTEEGGRALEMVRSVNTIILGMMHLILKVAPIGVFALLGWVTGVVGIAVVLPLLKFLLALFIAAIVTYLCMLFCVCTYARISPFTFTRKLYRMGMIAFSTTSSAVALAVEMEDCEKRYGVDPRVTRLVLPLGMTLSSAGLALYLAVACVTMFQFFNLDASLATQFRVVVMSTLATLGTASVPGGALVSLAIVFPTVGIPLEGIAILAGVDRFSDMIRTPMNVFCDVVAAVAVASSSHLLDKETFKNVA from the coding sequence ATGAAAAAATTTAGTGATACGACATGGGTTATGATAGGCATGCTTGGTGGCCTGGCCGGTGGGCTGCTGCTCGGTCCTACCATGGGAGAAATCAAATTTATCGGTGATATTTTCCTGCGCCTTATTCAGATGTCCATCTCCGTTCTGCTTGCCGGGGCGGTTATTGAAGCAGTGGGTGCTTTGAAGTCACAGGACCTTGGAGTCCTTGGCGGAAAAACGCTCTTGGTGTTCTTCATCACGACAATTATTGCCTCCATCAGTGGCTTGGTGATGGTGAACATCCTTCAGCCTGGCATCGGTATTCCCGCCATCGCTGGCATGGAATACAAAGGTGGTTCAGAAGTTATGAGCTGGGGAGCAGCTATCACCGAGTTCTTCCCCAAAAATATTGTAGAGAGTATGGCTAAGGGCTCCACTGTACAGATCATTGCCTTCTCCATGGTCTGCGGTGTTGCGCTCAGCTTGGCCAATACTACCGAAGAAGGTGGACGTGCACTTGAGATGGTTCGCAGTGTCAACACCATTATCCTTGGCATGATGCACCTTATTCTCAAAGTTGCTCCTATCGGTGTCTTTGCTTTGCTTGGCTGGGTTACGGGTGTCGTCGGTATTGCTGTTGTTCTCCCTCTGCTCAAGTTCCTTTTGGCCCTTTTCATCGCCGCCATAGTTACTTATCTGTGCATGCTGTTTTGTGTATGCACATATGCCCGAATTTCACCCTTCACGTTTACCCGTAAGCTCTACCGTATGGGTATGATTGCCTTCAGTACGACTTCCAGCGCAGTGGCCCTTGCTGTGGAAATGGAAGACTGTGAAAAACGCTATGGTGTGGACCCCAGAGTGACCCGTCTGGTTCTTCCCCTCGGCATGACGTTGAGCAGCGCCGGTCTCGCTCTGTATTTGGCTGTTGCCTGCGTCACCATGTTCCAGTTCTTTAATCTTGACGCATCGTTAGCCACCCAGTTCCGTGTTGTGGTTATGTCTACTCTGGCCACCCTTGGTACGGCCAGTGTGCCCGGTGGTGCGCTTGTATCCCTTGCCATCGTATTCCCCACCGTAGGTATCCCGCTCGAAGGTATCGCTATATTGGCTGGTGTTGACCGCTTCTCCGATATGATTCGTACTCCCATGAACGTTTTCTGCGACGTAGTTGCTGCTGTAGCCGTCGCGTCCAGCTCTCATCTGCTCGATAAGGAAACATTCAAAAACGTTGCATAG
- the ispE gene encoding 4-(cytidine 5'-diphospho)-2-C-methyl-D-erythritol kinase produces the protein MGKESFFAGEETVRATGKINLFLFITGRLSNGYHELETLFVPLPGPADTLVFRSGGRERGLLVRCDTPGIDPGRNTLTRAYDLYAEASGFAPAVDVELVKGIPHGAGLGGGSADGAAVLLWLQRHAPQPLPEETMTALAARVGADVPFFLRGRPCLAEGIGEKLSEAESGVEGMSCVLVCPHVHVDTAWAYAAWDAEMMSFSLTEKTKADKNNRSSYQSFYGKNDFEPVVFAAHPELAALKMQLLREGADIAGMSGSGSALFGLFRNPERAAQAVRTLRERGEEAEVFGPFLL, from the coding sequence ATGGGGAAGGAAAGCTTTTTCGCGGGTGAGGAAACGGTTCGCGCCACGGGCAAAATCAACCTTTTTCTGTTCATCACGGGCAGGCTCTCCAACGGCTACCATGAACTGGAAACGCTGTTCGTGCCTCTGCCGGGGCCTGCGGATACGCTTGTCTTCCGAAGCGGCGGCCGGGAGCGCGGCCTTCTGGTGCGCTGCGACACTCCGGGGATAGATCCCGGGCGGAACACGCTCACCCGCGCCTATGATCTGTATGCGGAAGCTTCGGGCTTTGCCCCGGCCGTGGATGTGGAACTTGTCAAGGGCATTCCCCACGGGGCGGGACTCGGCGGCGGAAGCGCGGACGGCGCGGCGGTGCTCCTCTGGCTTCAGCGCCATGCGCCGCAGCCTCTGCCGGAAGAGACGATGACGGCGCTTGCCGCGCGCGTGGGGGCGGACGTTCCCTTTTTTCTCAGGGGCAGGCCCTGCCTCGCCGAGGGCATAGGAGAGAAGCTTTCCGAGGCGGAAAGCGGCGTGGAAGGCATGAGCTGCGTCCTTGTCTGCCCGCATGTTCATGTCGATACGGCATGGGCCTATGCCGCGTGGGACGCAGAAATGATGTCATTTTCCTTGACAGAGAAAACGAAGGCAGATAAAAATAACCGTTCAAGTTACCAGTCATTCTATGGCAAGAACGACTTCGAACCTGTGGTTTTTGCGGCTCATCCTGAACTGGCGGCATTAAAAATGCAGTTATTACGGGAGGGTGCGGATATCGCGGGTATGAGTGGAAGCGGTTCGGCACTGTTCGGACTTTTCCGTAATCCTGAACGCGCGGCTCAAGCCGTCCGCACGCTGCGGGAAAGAGGAGAAGAGGCGGAAGTGTTCGGCCCTTTCCTTTTGTGA
- a CDS encoding IS5 family transposase (programmed frameshift) has product MKELFYLSHEQIARIKRYFPRSHGIPRVDDRRVISGIIYVIKHGLQWKDAPREYGPYKTLYNRFIRWSRLGVFNRIFAELVEQNGSTTRLMIDATHLKAHRTAASLLKKGAFSRCIGRTKGGLNSKLHAVCNAFGQPLAFHLSGGQVSDYKGAAVLLDTLPQAGELLADRGYDADWFRHALSRKGITPCIPGRHSRKTPVVYDKEVYKQRHKIEIMFGRLKDWRRIAMRYDRCAHTFFSAICLAAIVIFYI; this is encoded by the exons ATGAAGGAACTTTTTTATCTTTCTCATGAACAGATTGCTCGTATCAAACGCTACTTTCCACGTTCCCATGGCATTCCGAGAGTCGATGACAGACGTGTCATCAGCGGTATTATCTATGTCATCAAGCACGGCCTGCAATGGAAAGATGCTCCGCGCGAGTATGGACCATACAAAACTCTCTACAATCGTTTTATCCGCTGGAGCCGATTGGGTGTCTTTAACAGGATTTTTGCGGAGCTTGTTGAGCAAAACGGCTCCACAACACGCTTGATGATTGATGCCACACATCTCAAGGCACACAGGACAGCAGCAAGTTTGCTGAAAAAAGGGGCCT TTTCCCGATGTATCGGACGCACAAAAGGCGGCCTGAATTCAAAACTCCACGCTGTCTGCAATGCCTTCGGTCAACCGTTGGCCTTCCATCTGTCCGGCGGTCAGGTGAGCGATTACAAAGGCGCTGCTGTCCTGCTTGATACTCTGCCGCAGGCCGGGGAGCTTCTGGCGGATAGAGGCTATGATGCCGACTGGTTTCGTCATGCCTTGTCCCGTAAAGGAATCACGCCGTGCATTCCTGGCAGACACAGCCGAAAAACTCCGGTGGTCTATGACAAGGAGGTTTATAAGCAGCGGCACAAGATAGAAATCATGTTTGGCCGACTCAAGGATTGGCGCAGAATAGCCATGCGTTATGACCGTTGTGCACACACGTTCTTTTCGGCCATTTGTCTCGCTGCCATTGTCATCTTTTATATTTAA
- a CDS encoding ribose-phosphate diphosphokinase — protein MYGDLKILTGTANPQLAMDICDHLGCSLTPALCTTFSDGELRVEIGASVRGHDVFVIQSTCAPANKSLMELCLILDALKRASAGRITAVIPYFGYARQDRKVSPRAPISAKLVSDFLTVAGAQRIVTVDLHAGQIQGFFNCPVDNLYARPVLLKKLSALSGEIVMVSPDAGGVERARSFAKKMDASLAVIDKRRDRPNQVAEMHIVGDVAGKTAVLVDDMIDTAGTICTAANILMEGGAKEVYACATHAVLSGPACERLNDSPFKEIIVTDTIPLGDHAAQCEKLRVASIAGVLAKSIRNIHDGSSVSALF, from the coding sequence ATGTACGGCGACCTTAAAATTCTCACGGGTACGGCCAATCCACAGCTGGCCATGGATATTTGCGACCACCTTGGCTGCTCCCTCACGCCTGCGCTCTGCACGACGTTCAGCGACGGCGAGCTGCGTGTGGAAATCGGCGCCAGCGTGCGCGGGCATGACGTATTCGTCATTCAGTCTACCTGTGCCCCGGCCAACAAGTCCCTCATGGAACTGTGCCTCATCCTCGACGCCCTGAAGCGTGCCAGCGCCGGCCGCATCACGGCCGTCATTCCCTATTTCGGCTACGCCCGTCAGGACCGCAAGGTCAGCCCCCGTGCGCCCATCAGCGCCAAGCTCGTTTCCGACTTCCTCACCGTGGCGGGCGCTCAGCGCATCGTGACGGTGGACCTGCACGCCGGTCAGATTCAGGGCTTCTTCAACTGCCCTGTGGACAACCTGTACGCCCGCCCCGTGCTGCTGAAGAAACTCAGCGCCCTTTCCGGCGAGATCGTCATGGTCTCTCCCGACGCCGGCGGCGTGGAACGTGCCCGTTCCTTCGCCAAGAAGATGGACGCCAGCCTTGCCGTCATCGACAAGCGCCGCGACCGTCCCAACCAGGTGGCGGAAATGCACATCGTCGGCGATGTCGCCGGCAAGACGGCCGTGCTTGTGGACGACATGATCGATACCGCGGGCACCATCTGCACCGCCGCCAACATCCTCATGGAAGGCGGCGCCAAGGAAGTGTATGCCTGCGCGACCCATGCCGTGCTTTCCGGCCCTGCCTGCGAGCGCCTCAATGATTCTCCCTTCAAGGAAATCATCGTAACCGACACCATTCCGCTCGGCGACCATGCCGCCCAGTGTGAAAAGCTCCGCGTGGCTTCCATCGCCGGAGTTCTGGCCAAGAGTATCCGCAATATTCACGACGGTTCTTCTGTCAGCGCCCTGTTCTAA
- a CDS encoding OmpA family protein has product MKTFRHALFAAALVMGIASAAQAADLVRKVDSFDLLADQSGSMMMKSDTFKMTKAAAAKQVLAAVNEAIPDLGYKASLHTVAPAGRVVAYGDWDRSAMAEGIASLEDAGAVFGRMTPMGDGLAVNSGDYASMARPTAIVLASDGANNLGVDPVAEAAAIYQAQPGICFHIISFADTEEGQAVLDKIAGLNSCSVSVKGADLMADQNALNQFVADVFYTGAAAEEALVLHGVNFAFDSYALDAKAQGILDEAAAVLKEKNVHVTLEGWTDSIGTDAYNKVLSQNRANTVKAYLVEQGVPASKLTAIGMGKSFKYDNATEEGRYLNRRVELLFN; this is encoded by the coding sequence ATGAAAACGTTTCGTCATGCGCTGTTTGCTGCGGCCCTGGTGATGGGGATTGCCTCTGCCGCTCAGGCTGCGGATCTTGTCCGTAAGGTGGACAGCTTCGATCTTCTGGCCGATCAGTCCGGTTCCATGATGATGAAGTCCGACACGTTCAAGATGACCAAGGCCGCCGCCGCCAAGCAGGTTCTCGCCGCCGTGAATGAAGCCATTCCCGACCTCGGCTACAAGGCCTCCCTGCACACCGTTGCTCCCGCGGGCCGCGTGGTTGCCTATGGCGACTGGGATCGTTCCGCCATGGCCGAAGGCATCGCCTCTCTTGAAGACGCCGGCGCGGTGTTCGGTCGTATGACTCCCATGGGCGACGGCCTTGCCGTCAACTCCGGCGACTATGCCTCCATGGCCCGTCCTACCGCCATCGTGCTCGCTTCCGACGGCGCCAACAACCTCGGCGTCGATCCTGTGGCCGAAGCCGCCGCCATCTACCAGGCTCAGCCCGGCATCTGCTTCCACATCATCTCCTTTGCCGACACTGAAGAAGGTCAGGCCGTTCTCGACAAGATCGCCGGTCTGAACTCCTGCTCCGTGTCCGTGAAGGGCGCCGACCTCATGGCCGACCAGAACGCTCTGAACCAGTTCGTGGCCGACGTGTTCTACACCGGCGCTGCTGCTGAAGAAGCTCTGGTGCTCCATGGCGTCAACTTCGCCTTCGACTCCTATGCCCTCGACGCCAAGGCTCAGGGCATCCTCGACGAAGCCGCCGCCGTGCTCAAGGAAAAGAACGTGCACGTCACCCTGGAAGGCTGGACCGACTCCATCGGTACCGACGCCTACAACAAGGTTCTCTCTCAGAACCGCGCCAATACCGTTAAGGCGTATCTCGTGGAACAGGGCGTTCCTGCTTCCAAGCTGACCGCCATCGGCATGGGCAAGTCCTTCAAGTACGACAACGCCACCGAAGAAGGCCGTTACCTGAACCGTCGCGTTGAGCTGCTTTTCAACTAA
- a CDS encoding universal stress protein has protein sequence MPKLQKIICALDLSEHSKTVAEYACMLAKAMNASIVAVYAAPTLTQYTGFHVPPNTIDSFVGEIVSGAEKAMAQFVSENFEGVETKAEVVVGYAAEEILEIAAKEEADLIVMGTHGRKGIDRILFGSVAERVVKNSHLPVLTIRPSDNYTGGAIYKD, from the coding sequence ATGCCCAAGCTGCAGAAGATCATATGCGCGTTGGACCTTTCCGAGCACAGCAAGACGGTTGCGGAATATGCATGTATGCTGGCCAAGGCCATGAATGCCAGCATCGTGGCCGTATACGCGGCCCCTACGCTGACTCAGTACACGGGCTTCCACGTCCCGCCGAATACCATTGACAGCTTTGTGGGTGAAATTGTCTCCGGCGCGGAAAAGGCCATGGCCCAGTTCGTGTCCGAAAACTTCGAAGGCGTGGAAACCAAGGCCGAAGTGGTCGTCGGTTATGCCGCCGAGGAAATTCTTGAAATCGCGGCCAAGGAAGAGGCCGACCTCATCGTCATGGGCACCCATGGCCGCAAGGGCATCGACCGCATCCTGTTCGGCTCCGTGGCGGAACGGGTCGTCAAGAATTCCCATCTCCCCGTCCTGACCATTCGTCCTTCCGACAATTATACGGGCGGCGCGATCTATAAGGATTAA
- a CDS encoding TusE/DsrC/DsvC family sulfur relay protein, producing the protein MAEVSFQGKTFEVDEDGFLLRFEDWCPEWLEFVKESEGIPELTADHHKVIDFLQDYYKKNGIAPMVRIMSKNTGYKLKEIYELFPSGPGKGACKMAGLPKPTGCV; encoded by the coding sequence ATGGCTGAAGTTTCTTTCCAGGGAAAGACCTTTGAAGTCGACGAAGACGGTTTCCTGCTTCGCTTCGAAGACTGGTGCCCTGAATGGCTCGAATTCGTGAAGGAATCCGAAGGTATTCCGGAACTCACCGCCGATCATCATAAGGTTATCGACTTCCTGCAGGACTACTACAAGAAGAATGGTATCGCCCCCATGGTGCGTATCATGTCCAAGAACACCGGCTACAAGCTGAAGGAAATCTACGAACTGTTCCCCTCCGGCCCCGGTAAGGGCGCCTGCAAGATGGCCGGTCTGCCCAAGCCCACCGGCTGCGTGTAA